From Argopecten irradians isolate NY chromosome 12, Ai_NY, whole genome shotgun sequence, one genomic window encodes:
- the LOC138335939 gene encoding ER degradation-enhancing alpha-mannosidase-like protein 1 — protein sequence MKTLIVLFALILLFSYKIQGLHRFWNDNTVNGKKYGEFSDEERLEMLEATKRMFQFGYDNYIKYAFPDDELNPIYCKGRGHDHADPSNININDALGDYILTLVDSLDTLAVMGNSSEFKRAVKLVVDNLSFEKANTIQVFEATIRVLGSLLSAHLIITDPEQPFGDMVPPNYDNELLTLASDLATRLLPAFENTATGIPFPRVNLKHGVPVNGVNTTCTAGAGTLVVEFGVLSRLLGDPTYESFARRAVKRLWSFRSNITGMLGDVINVQTGEWVGEMSGLGAGLDSFFEYLFKAFILFGEEEDLKMFNESYETIKFHLRRGRQNCNNGNGYPPIYVNVNMKTGVMSNNWVDSLQAAWAGVQVLKGDIEEAICSHALFYTIWQKYGFLPERFNWHLKAPDVLFYPLRPELVESTYLLYQATKNPFYLHVGRDIFTSIDEHAKAKCGYGTVHDVNTKSLEDRMESFFLSETCKYLYLLFDKDNHVNKEQSRYLFSTEGHIFPVDKKFRRKLWQTEEFNTDVKKERRKVASVVNAKHNSTYSNCDNIPAERRYFMPLLTPYMEQIQDTVGLY from the exons ATGAAAACTTTGATAGTTTTGTTCGCTTTAATacttttgttttcatacaaaatccAGGGTTTACATAGATTTTGGAACGATAACACAGTAAACGGAAAGAAATATGGCGAGTTTTCAGACGAGGAGAGACTGGAAATGTTGGAAGCTACGAAACGAATGTTTCAGTTCGGTTACGACAATTATATCAAGTATGCTTTCCCGGACGACGAGTTAAATCCAATTTACTGCAAGGGGCGGGGACACGACCACGCTGATcc gtcaaatattaacataaatgaTGCCCTGGGAGACTATATCCTGACACTGGTGGATTCTCTGGATACTCTAGCA GTGATGGGAAACAGTTCCGAGTTTAAGCGTGCTGTTAAGCTGGTTGTCGATAATCTATCATTCGAGAAAGCAAACACAATCCAAGTCTTCGAGGCAACAATAAG AGTTCTAGGATCTCTGTTGTCTGCCCATCTTATCATAACTGATCCAGAACAGCCTTTTGGAGACATGGTCCCTCCAAACTATGACAACGAGCTTCTTACTTTAGCTAGCGATCTTGCCACTAGACTTCTTCCAGCTTTTGAAAACACAGCTACTGGAATTCCATTTCCCAGG GTTAATTTGAAGCATGGAGTTCCAGTAAATGGTGTGAACACAACTTGTACAGCCGGTGCAGGTACACTGGTAGTAGAATTTGGGGTGTTGTCACGCTTGCTTGGAGATCCAACGTACGAGTCATTTGCTCGGAGAGCAGTGAAGAGACTATGGTCGTTTCGTTCTAATATTACGGGTATGCTAG gTGATGTAATCAATGTACAGACAGGTGAATGGGTCGGAGAGATGAGTGGACTAGGGGCAGGACTGGATTCCTTCTTCGAATATTTATTTAAG GCATTTATATTATTTGGTGAAGAAGAAGACTTGAAAATGTTTAACGAATCTTACGAAACTATTAAGTTCCACTTGAGGAGAGG GAGACAGAACTGCAACAATGGTAATGGCTATCCACCTATCTATGTCAATGTCAATATGAAAACAGGTGTAATGTCCAACAATTGGGTAGATTCCCTTCAGGCAGCATGGGCAGGTGTACAG GTACTGAAGGGAGATATTGAGGAAGCTATCTGTTCTCACGCTCTTTTCTACACCATCTGGCAAAAGTATGGATTTTTACCAGAGCGATTCAACTGGCACCTGAAGGCTCCTGACGTTTTGTTTTATCCACTAAGACCAGAGCTTGTGGAATCTACATATCTATTGTACCAGGCTACAAAGAACCCATTTTATCTCCACGTAGGCAGGGACATCTTCACAAGTATTGATGAACATGCCAAGGCCAA GTGTGGTTATGGTACCGTACATGATGTCAACACTAAATCCTTAGAGGACCGTATGGAAAGCTTCTTTCTCAGCGAgacttgtaaatatttatatctg TTATTCGACAAGGACAATCACGTAAACAAGGAACAGTCGCGTTACCTGTTCAGTACAGAAGGACATATCTTTCCTGTGGATAAAAAATTTCGCCGTAAACTATGGCAGACAGAAGAATTCAATACAGATGTCAAAAAGGAAAGGCGGAAAGTTGCTTCTGTTGTAAATGCAAAACACAATTCAACTTATTCCAAC TGTGATAACATTCCAGCAGAGCGTCGTTACTTCATGCCCCTACTCACCCCTTACATGGAGCAGATTCAGGACACTGTTGGACTGTACTGA